A genomic window from Pygocentrus nattereri isolate fPygNat1 chromosome 22, fPygNat1.pri, whole genome shotgun sequence includes:
- the LOC119261976 gene encoding hepatic lectin-like, whose amino-acid sequence MKNAMGQLQKEKETLQKKLSELEQKQSCFRDSFYYISTEKKSWTESRKDCKERGADLVIINSREEQELISKAFGSSEAWIGLTDTEEEGVWKWVDNSRLTTKFWWKGEPNDHGGNEDCAITGYKGAGSERLSTWADYPCNHPVVGICEKRI is encoded by the exons ATGAAGAATGCAATGGGccaattacagaaagaaaaggaaacgcTTCAGAAGAAACTGTCAGAATTAG agcaaaaacagaGTTGTTTCAGAGACAGTTTCTACTACATCTCTACTGAGAAGAAGAGCTGGACTGAGAGCAGAAAGGATTGcaaagagagaggagcagacctggtgatcataaacagcagagaagaacag GAGCTCATCAGCAAAGCATTTGGCAGCTCTGAAGCTTGGATTGGTCTGACAGACACGGAGGAAGAAGGGGTCTGGAAATGGGTGGACAACTCAAGACTGACCACTAA GTTCTGGTGGAAGGGGGAACCCAATGATCATGGAGGAAATGAGGACTGTGCTATAACTGGCTATAAAGGTGCCGGATCTGAACGTTTATCAACCTGGGCTGATTATCCCTGTAATCACCCTGTAGTTGGAATCTGTGAGAAAAGGATTTAG
- the LOC108415861 gene encoding CD209 antigen-like protein E, with protein sequence MASTRSEKIKELKMNEDIYANSGITDNTSTHSDNSHDYEDIYDNEDDVPETSVTRSRKGTRTSVSRVNTVERRYYRLAAVCLGLLCVLLLTAITVLWIKFINLTAERDQLQTNNENMANEMGQLQKEKETLQKNLAELEQEKKTSSFYYISTEKKSWSESRKFCRERGADLVIINSRKEQEFISEAIGSSEAWIGLTDMEKEGVWKWVDNSRLTTEFWGTQEPNDYEGKEDCAVTGYKYPGSERLSSWADYSCNYPVAGICEKRI encoded by the exons ATGGCATCAACACGTTCAGAGAAGATCAAAGAGCTGAAGATGAATGAGGATATATATGCAAATTCAGGAATTACAGACAACACATCAACTCATTCAGACAACAGCCATGATTATGAGGACATCTATGACAATGAAGATGATGTCCCAGAGACGAGTGTGACCAGAAGCCGTAAAGGAACTAGGAcctcag TTTCCAGAGTCAATACGGTAGAAAGAAGATACTACAGACTGGCTGCAGTGTGtctggggctgctgtgtgttctcctgCTGACTGCCATCACAGTGCTGTGGATCAAGTTCATCAACCTGactgcagagagagaccagttacagaccaatAATGAGAACATGGCAAATGAGATGGGccaattacagaaagaaaaggaaacgcTTCAGAAGAATTTGGCAGAATTAG agcaagaaaagaaaacttCCAGTTTCTACTACATCTCTACTGAGAAGAAGAGCTGGAGTGAGAGCAGAAagttctgcagagagagaggagcagacctggtgatcataaacagcagaaaggaacag GAGTTCATCAGTGAAGCAATTGGCAGCTCTGAAGCTTGGATTGGTCTGACGGACATGGAGAAAGAAGGGGTCTGGAAATGGGTGGACAACTCAAGACTGACCACTGA GTTCTGGGGGACACAGGAACCCAATGATTATGAAGGAAAAGAGGACTGTGCTGTAACTGGATATAAATATCCTGGATCTGAACGTTTATCATCCTGGGCTGATTATTCCTGTAATTATCCTGTAGCTGGAATCTGTGAGAAAAGGATTTAG